The DNA window AATAAAGTTTGACTTTATCCAACTTGATTTGAAGAAGTTATTAGCTTTACTATGTTGCAAGATGATTATCACCGTCGGCTTGTAAGTCCAACCGTTGGTGAAAATTTCACCGCCGGTTCAACAATGAAAACTGGGCGATCATCACAGCTGGTTGGTAACACGAACCAGCGGTGATGATGAACTATCACCAATGGTTACCAGGTTACCAACGGTGATAATCACCCCCATCTTTACCAACAGTTCATAACACGAACTAGCGGTGTAATGTCATTTCACCAATGGTTCGACTTACCAACTGGCGATGATTAGTATCACCAACGGTTTGGAGCAGGCAGATGATGAAAGTGTCGGCGTTGATGAcgaattctgtagtagtgtgtagAGAAACCGCCCTAGAAAATCTATTTTGAGATGGTTGTCCTAAAGCCACGGTAAAAAAAAAGTATTTTTAGGGATCGATTTCTTAACGAAACCACCAGTAGAAACCGGTCCTGAAGATCTTTTTTTACCATCTGCAAAAATCGTTTCTGCTTCTGCCATAGTGAGGGGCTGGCTTCGTGAATGGCATATGTGGCCCGACCGACTCATGGTAGGATCAATTTGGTTAAACAACCGAGGACGTAATACATGTTCAAAAGTATATAGAGGACTCGCTTTACAGAATTTGTTGAGGTATTATCACTGTGGGTCAATAGAAAACAATTATCGAttaaaaatttcatgatttttttaCTGCTATAATTTCAGTCCACGAGCACCCATGAGCTCGAACCTAGCGATTAAATTCCCCACACAGCCCTAATAAAACCCCAAAAATTGCCCCGTCCACCGCTCCTCTACGCAGCTGCAGCCGCTCTGTCTGCTCTTGCTCGCTCATTTGATCCCGGGATTGTTATTTGGGACTTTGCTGTAATATTTGGGACTGTGTTATAATAGTTGTGATTTTGTTGTAATGTGGCCAGATATGAGCCTATCCAGTCCAATGGGTGTGTAGAATTGTGCAATGAAAGTGTATCCTATCATTTGTATACTATtttgtgttcttttttttttctttcaaatggTTTGAACATAATCTGCATGATTTTTTCAGTACAAAGTAAGGTGTTTCTATAAATTTTGGTTGAAATTTCTATTCATCGATAGATTTCTGATATTTCCGTTTATTATTGATCACTGTATTTTCAAAATATCGATAATGTAAACCCCCCTAGTAAGTTCTATTTTGAGGTGCTAAATTGATTTGGAGAAATGGTTCTCTACTTTTCAATACCTAAGTTTACCTAACCTCTTGGACTTGCTCTTTTTTTTCATCTCATACTCCAGTCTATAAAATTATGAGCAGGGGACCTTAGATGCCAGTCACATCAAGTGTGGTGAGTTAATCGACAATATAATTAATAATGGGATTCTCAGAGGCAGTTGGGTGGTGGAACGTGTGGCAACTCCGCATCCTCGTCTTGGGCAGCCTTTTTCTCCAGTACTTCCTCTGCGTCGCCGCATTCTTGCGTAAGGGCCGTATCCCAGATTGGTTTAGATTTTTGACCTGGCTGGCCTACCTAGGCGGCGACGCTATAGCGATATACGCCCTCGCCACCCTGTACAACCGCCATCAGAAACAGGAATGGGTATCCACAGACCATTACAGCGTCAGCTTGGAGGCACTCTGGGCGCCAATCCTCCTCCTGCATCTTGGCGGGCAGGATGGCATAACTGCCTACAACATCGAAGACAATGAGCTATGGAAGCGGCACGTCTTAACTGCGCTGTCCCAGGTTGGTGCATCAACTGTCATTTACATTTATTCATTCGTGTATCGTGCTACTTCTATATATATACTCCTCTGTTCCTAAATATCTATCGTTTGCGTTTTTCGAAaaataactttaactaaatatatattaaaaaatattaatatttatggtatataattagtatcattggaatgATATTTAAATCTATTTCCTCCatccccaaataaatcaattcctataaTCCGTgtcagtcaaactttcttaattttggctaactttatagaaaaaagtAACAATACctatgacataaaatgagcacattatgaaaatatattctatgggatatctaatgatactaatttgacacCATAAATCTTGACAATTTTTTCTAGAAATTCGGTCAAAGTTtaaatagtttgacttaaaacAACTCTAAAAATCTATTTATTTAGGGACAGCGGGAGTAgttttttaaataaatttatttggagatacaaatattgcatgTCTTTTCTACAAACTGAGTCAAACTTGCGGCACGCACACTAATggcgacagttatttagggatggagggagtatatctgAATGCATAtgtcactaccggagaccggctctttgccgagtaccaagtggtttgccgagtgttgtttttcgggcactcggcaaagacgcctttgccgagcgtttttttttacactcggcaaagaagctctttgccgagtgttttttttttacatctttgccgagtgttttttttgacactcggcaaagaagcttctttgccgagtgtttttttgatacTCGgcagcaaagaagcttctttgccgagtgttttttttgacactcgacaaagaagctctttgccgactgtttttttacactcggcaaagaaaatttcaaagcacattttgaagcagtaaattaattcaaatgaaaaggttttcaactataaagttgtataactcatcaagatgtacaatgtttgttttggtcttttcttcatatgacaaagtaaaagtaaatttgttcacaaatctaacatatctctcttgtagttgatgaaactacaagagagatatataagatttgtgaacaatgttagaacgaccatgtcggatgaatagatgactaaacaaccaaaataaactttgtatatctcgaaaagttatgaaactttgtaattggcaactttttgatttgaaatcatcttgtcatgcaaaactgtgtttgaatttcaaaaatttaaaattcgaacttttaaaacaacctcggatggaaaaacaaccaaaataaactctgtagatctcgaaaagttatgaaacattgtagttggcaactttttgatttgacatcatcttgtcatgcaaaactgtgtttgaatttcaaaaatttaaaatttgaacttttcaaacgacctcggatggaaaaacaaccaaaataaactctgtagatctcgaaaagttatgaaacattatagttggcaactttttgatttgaaatcatcttgtcatgcaaaactgcgtttgaatttcaaattttgtaaacgacctcggatggaaaaacttcctaaactaaaagtgtagatctcgaaaagttatgaaactttgtggtttataacttttttatttgaattcatttagggcatcaaacaaacaatttacactcggtttagtataatatgttgggaactaaaacggaatccagacacaagtgacagtgttgtgtagtggtagaggaggttcacGCGCGCAAGGGGGAGGTCATGGGTTCGAAACCCGTCGGCCGCGTTGCTGCGAATTTTATGCGAAAAATGCTGGAGATGGGCGGGTGCTGGCCagtgggggcctccaccgattaaatttttttttcattttttcccattttttcgggtttttttttcggtttcaactttgccgagtgtcgggcactcggcaaagacacctttGCCGacccattttttaccgagtgtcctttgccgagtgcccctggcactcggcaaagccactgagtgTGGTAGTGTGTACTGTTCATTGTATGATCAGATTTCTAAAAAATAAATGATACCGAAAATTGACATAACAGTAGGAAATCACCTTTTTATGCAGCGAAATATGAGATGCGTCATTATGACATGGTGCCGTACGTTACGTACACGTAATGTTTCCCACATTTACATAAAGTATATATTAGTCGCAGTGTGCCAATACAAATTGGAAGGTAATGCGGAGGATACGGACTTAATAGCAGGGGGGCCTGAACTATGCAGTAGTACATGGGTAATGCATGATGAGTGGATACGGATACACGTACTATGTATGAAGGATTAATAAATTATTATCTCTCTGTATGCTTGTCTTGCACCTCAACAGCACTGTGTGTTGTAGTGTTATATTCCATGCATCAACATCTCCCGTCAAACACCTAGATAGTAATCCTTTTGTTTAGTTGATATAGAGCTCGCAGCACCACCAGTTAGTTCATTTAGTAGCCTATCCATGTCTTTGTTGTCGAGGAAAAAAAGTACATAACTATATTGTTTGTTTTTCATAAGTAGACCTTTGTAGTTTTATTCCATGATATGGTTACATCAATTACCATTTACCATCCTCTTGTCTTGGGTCTTATAATCTTTATTCTATATAATTTAACCAATCGTGTTGCACGATGTAAATTTTGTTTCTATATTATATAGATTAGATCAAAGTATAATGCAGAAAAAAGATTGTTACTCAACTCTGGACTCTTAATTAAATGTATCAGATACAAACTTTATACATTCAATGACATAGAGGGAACTTTGAACTCTTAATTAAATGTATAAGTAGGTATATGCGGCAACTTTTAATGGGTATTTTGATTTTCCTAAATTAATGTGGAGGCTTTTTTGTTGGCCAAATATTAAGATAATAGATTGTACAAATGTATTCAGTTTTTTTGTGTGAAAAAGGCTAGGCTAGTCAAATTTGTCGGCCACTACCTACTATATACTCACATTTTTTTTAATAAGATATACTCACATTTAATTTGTCCACCACTACCTATATATATACCTCAGGTTGCCGTGGCCATTTATGTGTTTTGCAAGTCCTGGCCACAAGATAAGAGACTGCTGCAAGCAGCAATCCTGATTTTCATCCCGGGGATTGTGAAATGCATGGAGAAGCCATGGGCCCTCAAGAACGCTAGCATCAATAGTCTTGTGGACGGCACTACTCCAAGTCCACCAAGCTCAGACGAAGGGATACGTTCACTTGAGGAATACGTTCGAGCAAGCAGTTTTGCAGCGAAGAGCCCTGGAGGTCATAGAGATCTAGAGCCACCATACAGTCTATTCGTAGACATTCCACCCCCATACTCTTATCGGCTAAGCAGCCTAAACCGTTTGCTGTCGGACCCGGAGGGAGCACATGATCTGCTGCAATCCGGGCTCTATAAAACTTTCAATCGACTCTACAGCAAGGAACAAGTGCGTCCAAAGCTCTTCAGCATTGGGGGTTGCATTTGCAGTGACAAAAGATGTTTTGGTTACTTGGTGCGGACTGTAATTGTAGTTCTTACACTTGTGGCAATCGGGTTGTTCCACAAGAGCCACAGGGAAGTTTATAGCGGCATTGATGTCAAGGTTACTTATATCCTGCTCTGCTGTACTGCCGCTCTGGAGTACATCACTAATGTTCTCGTGTTCAATGATTGCTCTCCACTTCAAGAGAAGAAATGGCCCGATCAAATTTCCCAGTGCAACCTCATGGGGTACTTATTAGCCTGCAACAGGAGGTCCTCTTTTCCGATGGTCTGTAAGGACTACATCAACCAGTTGTGCTGCATGAACATGAAGCCGTGCAAGTCTTCTCGCGCCATCACTGGGATCGTCCTCAACCACGTTATTGAGAACGGGTGGAAGAAGAACATCGAGGACGTGCCTACCTACCACAAGTTCAATGACAGCCGAGGCCAGATTACTCTGGAGACAGTGAGGTGCAGTGGCGGGAGCGGCGtgctggagctggagctggagcggAGCCTTCAGAGGCCGTTTGACGAGAGTGTCATCCTCTGGCACCTCGCCACGAACTTCTGCTTCTACCCCATGGTGGGCACGAGCAAGTCTGGTGGATCCAGAGAAGAGGACGACCCCACTATTTGCATGGTGATCTCCAACTACATGGCTTATCTGCTGTTTGTCAACCCGGAGATGCTAATGGCCGGTTCTAGGCGAAGCCTGTTCAGAGTCGCATATGGTGAGCTCAAGGACATGTTCAACGAGAGGCCTTCGCTGGATGGAAATGGAAAGGCAGGTTCCAGGGGGCTGATGGGTGATAAAGACCTCGCCCAAAAGATCACCCAGAAAGCCGGTTTGGTTCATGACGCTTGGGTTCTCGCCGAGGTTCTCATGAGCATAGGCGGGGAGGAGGAGACGGGACAGAAAAAGATGCGGGATGTGATCCAGGGCGTGTGGGTAGAGATGCTCTGCTTCTCTGCCTCCAGGTGCAGAGGTTTCCTGCACGCCAAGAGCTTGGGCAATGGCGGTGAGTACCTTAACTACGTCTGGCTCCTTCTGTCGTATATGGGAATGGAGACCTTGGCGGAGAGGCTGCAGAGGACGGAGCTCCACGCTCATGGCGACATGGGAACCTCCCACCCAGCGGCATCAGCTCCACTAGTGCTGCCCATCGGTGACAACAATGCCTAACTATGTCTATGTGTATGTACTATGAACTGAAGCAGTAGGCATACTAGCTAGTTCGTGCCCTCCCGATTTCCTTTTCTGCAAAACGCCGTGTACTTGTGATCAGACTGCTCTATTTCCTTGTGGTATGCATGTCTATATTGGCGCTGCTCATCTtgtactgtttatcttgttccgagtatatatataaaaaaaaacaaagttgCCTTGTGGTATGCATATCTATTGGCGCCGCTCAAAATAATCATCTGTTTGTGATCTGTTGTAGCCATTCTACTCCTGTATATGGGTTAGCCGGATCAGAGTAATATATCTCTAAGGCCTTGTTGGTTTAACGTCCGATCGGGATAACCGGTATCATCCATTCTAATCACCCTCTATATATAATCCCTTCCAATAGTCCCTTTACTTTAGGGACGAAACTAATAGGGCCTAAATAGTAATAGTAGGAAGGGGATGCGTGACTTTGCTCCTGAAGATCCGATCCTATGGTTGCGTATTCACTCGCTCCAAAGCCAAAAATAATCAATGAGTCAACCGAGGACACAATTAGGCCTTCTTCGGATATAGTCGGATTGACATCGATCCATGTGTGTTGGGGTGGATTGGGATCGAATCCAATCCACCCAACACAAGTTGATTGAGGTGAATTCAACGACATAAAAAAAAGCTCTTAGTGTGTATTCCTGGATCGGACGCGCAATCCACGCCGAGACGACACGCGAGCCACGCCGCGCAAGCCACTTAATGTAGGGGATAGCCAACTGCGGCCATGATTGATGAATAGAATTCTGACATGCATCGTCCATGGATGTATGAGCATGATATGATGATGAGATCGATTCACTCTAGGGGCGCAATAATCCGTGCTAGCTGCagtgggcctgttcgcttgtccgaattatggaggaatctggatggtttggaggaatgctggaggaatttatgagagaaaaatactatttcagataaaaaaataagcggatcaagccgaaTTTAAAGGTACGCAAACGGGCCGGTGTGTGCACATGACCTGGTGGGGTGGTGCCGATGAGACCTCACCTGAGGACGTACGCGAGGAGGGGGCGGGTCCCTCTCCAATCGGATCAGATCCGGATCCACTAACAGGTGCTACTCCTAGCTAGCAAGCTGGCTACGGCTATTGGCATCCCCCGCTGCACGCTCCCTGCCACCCTGTACGCATTCCGAATTTCCGATCCCAGCCGGCCGCCTGCCTGAGTTACTGAACCTTCCTCCTTTCGTGGTTGAGGTTCACTGCGTAAAAAACAATTTTCAGTaacggtttgattttttttaagagGTGGCTagtgatggagccacccctacacTAACGTGCTCGAGTGCCCagacatcagccgcccctataaatggaacagcaggagcggctagtgttacgagccgcccctataaatgtcccccatataaaacagatgcagcaccttcttcctcctcgggtcactcactccaacccgtgacaAAAAGGTGAGGAGGCCTTGAGCACCTccaaaaaattgctctactaagggagaaggtttttgtctcaaatcctttggtgaagatgttATAGAAGGGAAGAAAAtattattccatacttttttttgaagttttaatggatggttagtgagtaattagagttttatttttctctctcttctatggtgcttgagctacttgtgaagcaaattagactcaagttttaaatgtactatggTAAATTAAggaggagaacaagatcatacccttatttggtttatgttttttgattttagtgaacaattatttagttttatggatgtttcatgtgcatgtggatctagatctagggtttggtttttttattaatttcgtttttgtaaatttatgtttgatgaaattggactagggtttgtatgaaagatattgggtaaagtataattgttgctaattgttgtctttgaaattttttattgtaatcaataaatatgtattttaattatttatggataaatatgccattaattaatttttctttaccatggtgtgtttgtatgcttcatgtaattatattagatttatattcatatatatctgaagtatataaaattattctcaagtaattattaatttgttttatttatatatatatctgaataagtagtcctttaatgtttgttttgttgttgttgtaaaagatggagtacaggaactcttggatgtatgattcgttaaggttcaaggcaggtttccgtgaagaggtggataaatttattgaagccgcaaagaagcatgcaacgacattgaaagaggataaggatacaattatttgtccatgtaaagattgcaagaaccgtatggcatggacagatgtgactatcatcagatcacatttgattatgcgaggatttgttgaggactacacagtgtggattcatcatggtgaaacggttattgttaacgacgaggatggggaggaatacgacgacgaaaccatagaatcactgtcccaatattcagcagagcttgatgcacgaatggatttcgagtttggcaataaacaaggtggtgatgctggtggttgggatggtaacgacgaaggtggtgccaataatgatggtggagcacatgtcggggatgaagatgatttggaggacatgattcaagcccttggaccagagattttactaaatagcccgaaaggtctagaaaatttggaaagggtgacaaaagcatcgaaggagactgtgtatggtgttgacaagggttgtccgacacattgaacattgctatgttttgtgcttgagctgctcatcctgaaggctaagtacggctggtcagactgtagtttcaatgatctattgcatctcgtgtcatgggtgctgccacaaccaaactcagttcccaccaacacataccaagcgaagaaggtcataagttcattgacaatgggggttgaaaaaatccatgcattccccaaccactgtatacttttttgtggcgaaacgttcaaggcactggataaatatccccagtgtggggccagccggtacaagaacaatgacctttacggtggggacgaagcctccacggggaaaaagaggaataagaagggtacaaaaaaggtggtacaagaatctcagcccccagaggacactccattaggcaacgatgcaaagcagagaataaTTCCTGCCTTGATaacgtggtacctgccagtgaccgaccgcttgagacgtatcttcctaaaccctaaagaagccgtactcatgacatggtgggatgatgagcgcaaggtggatgatgataagattgcacacccggctgattgtagtcagtggcaaaggttcgatgagaagcacaaagaattcagcaatgacccaaggaatatacggtttggcttgagcaccgatggaatgaatcccttcaatgagaggatgagcgaccacagcacatggccagtgatcttgaccatgtacaacatccatCCCAACATGATTGTATCAGAAGAGAAAggaccttctcctcactattcttatttctggccctaaacaaccaggcattgatatagacgtgttcctcgagcctttgatgcaagaaatggagaggctatggaggcatagggagcagatgtacgatgcattccgaaaggaggacttcatatgtagagcaataatatttgttactaccaatgattaccctgcgctgtttgctttgtctggacagatcaaagggaagacgggatgcttggtttgcttggatggtactacatgggtgtacctggatgcatccaagaagatagtttacctaaggaaccgacgcttcttaaagacaagtcacaagtaccggagcaaattattctttagattttatgacaacgcctcggagattgaacccccttcggagagacgtcataacggagaacacgtgtacagaatggtgaaaaacttacgcgtcgtctatggaaagaagaatccggatgggacgaacaaagatagaagcacacctcctgtcgaaggagtacctttcaagaaacaatcgatcttctttaagtatctgccttattggccagacttggaggtcccccatgccattgatgctatgcacgtgtagaagaatgtctttgagagtctcattgctaccttgatggacacaggcaagtcaaaggatggtttgaaagcatggaaagacatggtgcagctaaacgtgatgccacagcttcacccggtacctgaggctaatggaaaatacactctgcccgcggcgtgcttcaacctaacaccagatgagaagagagctatatacaCTTTCCTGAGGGAGAttaaagtcccgactgggttttcagtaaATGTGAAGAaactagtgtcgatgaaggacttgtcaataacatagTGCAAgcctcacgattgccatgtgatgctaacagtgtttctacctattgtaaTTAGggttataaagccagagttcttgaaaatggccatcacccgcatgtgctacttcttttcgaagatctcacataagacgattggcaagcaagagctgagtgacctacatgaatttgtggtgaagacacaaaatcaactggagatgtgtttacctcctgctttttttgatataatgccacatctcatgatacacatggttcatcagatacaggcgctgggcccttgctacttgcatgaaatgtggttctacgagcggttcatgtcggttctaagtcgatacgtgcataatcgagcatacccagagggctccatgatagagagttacagtactgaagaagtcatcgagtgctgtaaagagtacctaaaagtacagaaagggattggtaaacccaattctcatcacaagggtagactggctgggaagggcactagtggtagaaaagtgttcatcgaccatgattacaaagaggtgagtcgagcgcattacagtgtcttgtagagtacacaactgatgcaaccatacattgatgaacacttggctatcattatggcggagagaaatagctgttcagatgattgggtcatgaaacaacacaagcaatgactaactacatggttgaaggaccaaaacataccgtctggagaaaccatagactctattaccattagtaggttagcggaggggccattgagacaagtgacatcttggaatgcttatgacatcaatgggtatacgtactatacccacgcaaaggatagtaaatatgtgaaccaaaacagcggcgttcgaatagaggctatcgatggattgggacgaaagatccaatactttggcatcattgaagagatagggaacttgactatggaagggatataacggtggccatgTTTCGATGTccctggatcaaacaacaccaactgaacgagatcggattgagagtcctggacctcgagaatctaggctaccaagatgatccttgggtgctcgcttcacgtgtcgacaagttttctatatgtctgacccacaaagtaacctcccccgaagaagaagacaaagcacgtggttgcctctgaaaaacagcacattattggagttgatggcgtggacgatgttgaagcttacaataactacgatgagatgccgctattcacagacttacctaaaaagatcagtgttgtggaaaaaaacctccccaaagacataatgccataggAACAAAAAGGTATCAAGGGGATAGTGGTT is part of the Miscanthus floridulus cultivar M001 chromosome 9, ASM1932011v1, whole genome shotgun sequence genome and encodes:
- the LOC136484343 gene encoding uncharacterized protein codes for the protein MGFSEAVGWWNVWQLRILVLGSLFLQYFLCVAAFLRKGRIPDWFRFLTWLAYLGGDAIAIYALATLYNRHQKQEWVSTDHYSVSLEALWAPILLLHLGGQDGITAYNIEDNELWKRHVLTALSQVAVAIYVFCKSWPQDKRLLQAAILIFIPGIVKCMEKPWALKNASINSLVDGTTPSPPSSDEGIRSLEEYVRASSFAAKSPGGHRDLEPPYSLFVDIPPPYSYRLSSLNRLLSDPEGAHDLLQSGLYKTFNRLYSKEQVRPKLFSIGGCICSDKRCFGYLVRTVIVVLTLVAIGLFHKSHREVYSGIDVKVTYILLCCTAALEYITNVLVFNDCSPLQEKKWPDQISQCNLMGYLLACNRRSSFPMVCKDYINQLCCMNMKPCKSSRAITGIVLNHVIENGWKKNIEDVPTYHKFNDSRGQITLETVRCSGGSGVLELELERSLQRPFDESVILWHLATNFCFYPMVGTSKSGGSREEDDPTICMVISNYMAYLLFVNPEMLMAGSRRSLFRVAYGELKDMFNERPSLDGNGKAGSRGLMGDKDLAQKITQKAGLVHDAWVLAEVLMSIGGEEETGQKKMRDVIQGVWVEMLCFSASRCRGFLHAKSLGNGGEYLNYVWLLLSYMGMETLAERLQRTELHAHGDMGTSHPAASAPLVLPIGDNNA